In a genomic window of Mycolicibacter heraklionensis:
- the purS gene encoding phosphoribosylformylglycinamidine synthase subunit PurS, with protein sequence MARVVVHVMPKAEILDPQGQAIVGALSRLGHTGVSDVRQGKRFELEVDDSIDDAALAEIAESLLANTVIEDFTVSRETS encoded by the coding sequence GTGGCCCGGGTGGTTGTTCACGTGATGCCCAAAGCCGAGATCCTCGACCCGCAGGGGCAGGCGATCGTCGGAGCGCTTTCTCGGCTTGGACACACCGGAGTGTCGGATGTGCGGCAGGGCAAGCGTTTCGAGCTCGAGGTCGACGATTCGATCGACGACGCCGCGCTGGCCGAGATCGCCGAATCGCTGCTGGCCAACACGGTGATCGAGGACTTCACCGTCAGCCGGGAGACCTCGTGA